A portion of the Candidatus Pristimantibacillus lignocellulolyticus genome contains these proteins:
- the zapA gene encoding cell division protein ZapA codes for MENETIVVHVDIFGSQYKLKGHSSVEYMKMVATSIDESMHKLAKSYPVLDTHKLAVLAAVQITEEIFRVRRENSRLQAEEARLLITEKQLQLEQERIEQLLAQYEQYKVQADEELTVLKQLHAQQLLEQQTASNEQQTQLKATFEQEQEQVQLAHLAELESIIATSEAIKLELEQNITSLQEQHDKQIQELSENAVLEQKLALLQQKGRFETELAKLKVDAEQLVAQNKQLIDEKETAVSNFNEQLAAAEKLLIESAEQASVVKAQLEAELESLRTEFERRNLELQSEWDKDSKQLSEKLSELQATSQAEKEGFELRLAQADEQILLAMEQEEVLRSELDQAERARVIIEDAKQLLAEQLSSEQELAQLEMASLESRLEETTQNFETIVASEKAQVETLQNEVASLEKYLTSSHNQTEEYKRKAQQLEEQKNALHSDIERLNEQLLEEGLKQLAQEEKIESIVAERDQLSAQLLDSSSQSIQLSTQLENATAELVQLGSLNEQLQLEQEQLKKQNIEQMNEQELTILLIQELEQDLASMKSASKEEVAYRNELEQELASLKSANEEEIACRNELEQELASLKSANTEEVAYRNELEQELASLKSANTEEVAYRNELEQELASLKSANAEEVAYRNELEQELASLKSANKEEIAYRNELEHELASLKSANAEEVAYRSELEQELESMKSANAEEVAYLNELEQELASMKSANAEEVAYRSELEQELASMKSANAEEVAYRSELEQELASIKSANAEEVAYRSELEQELARVKSANAEEVAYRSELEQELASVKSEEDVLLPKVKQLEQQLVDLQSNYDKVTERYAELELKYQQDTAKSEQLLEYLELAATKERLATNKMSITEENVKALEKQLASQSEAERQLQQQLTKLESELTELRIHADQFQTQAARYEEQLELQEVAASRMIEDQSLEQLELVEQQLEQLTGVHEKLKREYSKLQTEYNEWIELIEQS; via the coding sequence ATGGAAAACGAAACAATCGTAGTACATGTTGATATATTTGGTAGTCAATATAAACTTAAAGGTCATTCAAGCGTAGAATATATGAAAATGGTAGCGACATCAATTGATGAGAGCATGCATAAGCTTGCCAAAAGCTACCCAGTTCTTGATACACATAAATTAGCTGTTTTGGCAGCTGTTCAAATTACAGAGGAAATTTTCCGAGTACGTCGTGAAAATAGTAGACTTCAAGCTGAGGAAGCACGTTTACTAATTACTGAGAAACAACTTCAATTAGAACAAGAGCGTATTGAACAATTGTTAGCGCAATACGAACAATATAAAGTTCAAGCAGATGAAGAACTCACTGTTTTGAAACAATTACATGCCCAGCAACTTTTAGAGCAACAAACCGCAAGCAATGAACAACAAACGCAATTAAAAGCAACGTTTGAACAAGAACAGGAACAAGTTCAACTTGCTCATTTAGCAGAATTAGAGTCAATTATCGCGACGTCAGAAGCAATTAAACTTGAGCTTGAACAAAATATTACATCCTTACAAGAACAACACGATAAGCAAATTCAGGAATTATCGGAAAATGCGGTACTTGAGCAGAAGTTGGCATTATTACAACAAAAAGGTCGATTCGAAACTGAATTAGCGAAATTAAAAGTTGATGCAGAACAACTTGTAGCTCAAAATAAACAACTAATCGATGAAAAAGAGACTGCTGTATCCAACTTTAATGAACAGCTAGCAGCTGCTGAAAAGTTGTTAATAGAGTCTGCCGAGCAGGCAAGTGTTGTTAAAGCTCAGCTTGAAGCAGAATTGGAGTCATTACGAACTGAGTTTGAGAGACGTAATCTAGAACTTCAATCGGAATGGGATAAAGATAGCAAGCAACTTTCAGAGAAGTTGAGTGAACTTCAAGCCACTAGTCAAGCAGAGAAAGAAGGTTTTGAGCTACGTCTTGCTCAAGCCGATGAGCAAATTCTACTTGCGATGGAGCAGGAAGAAGTTTTACGATCCGAATTGGATCAAGCAGAACGAGCTCGAGTAATTATTGAAGATGCTAAGCAATTGTTAGCAGAACAGTTATCCTCGGAGCAAGAGCTTGCTCAACTTGAAATGGCATCACTTGAGAGTCGATTAGAAGAGACGACTCAAAATTTTGAAACAATTGTCGCATCGGAAAAAGCTCAAGTTGAGACGCTTCAAAATGAAGTTGCTAGCTTAGAGAAATACTTAACTTCAAGTCATAATCAAACAGAAGAATATAAACGAAAAGCGCAACAGCTAGAAGAACAAAAAAATGCGCTACATAGTGATATTGAGCGATTAAACGAGCAACTACTTGAAGAAGGCTTAAAACAATTAGCACAAGAGGAGAAAATTGAATCCATTGTAGCGGAAAGAGATCAATTATCCGCTCAATTATTAGATAGCTCGTCTCAATCTATTCAATTGTCTACTCAGTTAGAGAATGCTACTGCTGAGCTAGTTCAATTAGGTTCGCTTAATGAACAATTACAGTTAGAACAAGAACAATTGAAGAAACAAAATATAGAGCAGATGAATGAGCAAGAACTAACGATATTATTAATTCAAGAACTAGAGCAAGATCTTGCAAGCATGAAGTCTGCGAGTAAGGAAGAAGTAGCGTACCGCAATGAGTTAGAACAAGAACTAGCAAGCTTGAAATCTGCGAATGAAGAAGAAATAGCGTGCCGCAATGAGCTAGAACAAGAACTAGCAAGCTTGAAATCTGCGAATACCGAAGAAGTAGCGTACCGCAATGAATTAGAACAAGAACTAGCGAGCCTGAAATCTGCGAATACGGAAGAAGTAGCGTACCGCAATGAATTAGAACAAGAACTAGCGAGCCTGAAATCTGCGAATGCAGAAGAAGTAGCGTACCGCAATGAACTAGAACAAGAACTAGCAAGCTTGAAATCTGCGAATAAAGAAGAAATAGCGTACCGCAATGAACTAGAACATGAACTAGCAAGCTTGAAATCTGCGAATGCAGAAGAAGTAGCGTACCGCAGTGAGCTAGAACAAGAACTAGAAAGTATGAAGTCTGCGAATGCAGAAGAAGTAGCGTACCTCAATGAGCTAGAACAAGAACTAGCAAGTATGAAGTCTGCGAATGCAGAAGAAGTAGCGTACCGCAGTGAGCTAGAACAAGAACTAGCAAGTATGAAGTCTGCGAATGCAGAAGAAGTAGCGTACCGCAGTGAGCTAGAACAAGAACTAGCAAGTATAAAGTCTGCGAATGCAGAAGAAGTAGCGTACCGTAGCGAACTAGAACAAGAACTAGCAAGGGTGAAGTCTGCGAATGCAGAAGAAGTAGCGTACCGCAGCGAACTAGAACAAGAACTAGCAAGCGTGAAGTCTGAAGAAGATGTGTTGCTTCCGAAAGTCAAACAGCTTGAGCAGCAATTAGTGGATCTGCAGTCCAATTATGATAAAGTAACTGAGAGATATGCTGAACTTGAACTTAAATATCAACAGGATACTGCTAAGTCTGAACAATTGCTGGAGTATTTGGAACTAGCAGCAACAAAAGAAAGACTAGCAACCAATAAAATGTCAATTACTGAGGAAAATGTAAAAGCACTAGAAAAACAATTAGCTAGTCAAAGTGAAGCGGAACGTCAATTACAACAACAATTAACTAAATTAGAGTCCGAACTCACCGAATTACGAATTCATGCGGATCAATTCCAAACTCAAGCAGCACGATATGAAGAACAACTTGAGTTACAAGAGGTGGCTGCCTCTCGAATGATAGAAGATCAATCATTAGAACAATTAGAGTTAGTTGAACAACAACTGGAGCAATTAACTGGTGTACATGAAAAATTAAAACGGGAATATTCTAAGCTACAAACTGAGTACAATGAATGGATTGAATTAATTGAACAAAGTTAA
- a CDS encoding cytochrome C oxidase subunit II produces MKKWLVLALVSALMVVLMACGSTSNSNGSAAPAAPIKVSEDEIATGSLVITASDWKFDKEYYAIRAGESVELTVDSISGVHGVEILDTEYNNIINNKTTTVTITEPGTYNIRCSVPCGSGHRTMTTKLVVV; encoded by the coding sequence ATGAAAAAATGGTTAGTTTTAGCATTGGTTTCAGCATTAATGGTTGTATTGATGGCTTGCGGCTCCACTTCAAACAGTAATGGATCAGCCGCTCCCGCTGCGCCAATAAAAGTAAGTGAAGATGAAATTGCAACTGGCTCACTTGTTATTACAGCTTCTGACTGGAAATTTGATAAAGAGTATTATGCCATTCGCGCAGGAGAGTCCGTAGAATTAACTGTTGATTCAATTAGTGGTGTTCACGGTGTTGAAATCTTAGACACAGAATACAATAACATTATCAACAATAAAACAACGACTGTTACAATTACGGAACCTGGAACTTATAATATCCGTTGTTCTGTTCCTTGCGGTAGTGGTCACCGTACGATGACTACAAAGCTTGTTGTAGTGTAG
- a CDS encoding endonuclease MutS2: MNAKILTTLEYSKIINKLKEHAATSIGKEMVEQIEPSTDIEIVKDLLQLTDEAFAADRLKGSAPFGGIFNISASLHRARISGTLNAAELIEIASTSRGSRRVKRHISTVNEEYSVPSLMNITELISEHRELEEAIWTCINEQGEVLDQASSELATARREIRLGESRIREKLENMIRSSSVQKMLQEAIITLRNDRFVIPVKSEYRSSFGGIVHDQSGSGATLFIEPEVIVTLNNKLREMRVQEIREIEKILQKLTAQVADCVEDFLYDQQLIAKLDFTFAKARYAHILKAIRPRMNDRGYIKLKKGRHPLIDPRQVVPLEVELGNNYHSIIVTGPNTGGKTVALKTVGLLSLMAMSGLFVPAEDGSQLCVFDAIFADIGDEQSIEQSLSTFSSHMTNIIRILQEMTSKSLVLLDELGAGTDPAEGSALAIAILEHIHAKECRVIATTHYSELKAYAFNRKGVINASMEFDIATLSPTYRLLVGVPGRSNAFAIAERLGLSSAIIDVAKGEVSDEDMKVENMIASLEENRLSAESDRDTAQKLRLEMEQLRIKHEQDKLKFEEQKENLLAKAQIEANAAIVKARKEAELIISDLRKLAMEEGASIKEHKLIEARRRLDQAEPEIKVKKKPARDGKKQKIHAGDEVKVYSLNSKGHVVEIHGQEATVQLGIMKMKVKLDDLELLQSQSNTPAQPQKQVATLKRTKEDSVRMELDLRGESLEEAIFEVDRFLDESFLAGMGQVYIIHGKGTGVLRSGIQEYLRRHSHVKAYRNGNYGEGGIGVTVAELK; encoded by the coding sequence TTGAACGCCAAAATTTTGACAACACTTGAGTATTCAAAAATTATTAATAAATTGAAGGAGCATGCTGCGACTTCTATTGGTAAAGAAATGGTTGAACAAATAGAACCATCTACTGATATAGAAATTGTTAAAGATTTACTCCAATTAACAGATGAAGCATTTGCTGCAGACCGTTTGAAAGGTTCTGCTCCATTTGGTGGTATTTTTAATATAAGCGCATCACTACATCGAGCTAGAATTAGCGGTACTTTGAACGCTGCGGAACTCATTGAGATTGCTTCAACTTCACGAGGAAGTCGTCGTGTAAAGAGGCATATTTCAACTGTTAATGAAGAATATTCAGTTCCTTCTTTAATGAACATCACGGAATTAATAAGTGAACATCGTGAGCTTGAAGAAGCAATTTGGACATGTATTAATGAACAAGGTGAAGTTCTTGATCAAGCTAGTTCTGAATTAGCAACTGCTCGGCGTGAAATTCGTCTAGGTGAAAGTAGAATTAGAGAAAAATTAGAAAATATGATTCGGTCTTCTTCCGTGCAGAAAATGTTGCAGGAAGCAATTATTACTTTGCGTAATGATCGTTTTGTTATTCCTGTAAAATCTGAATATCGTTCTAGTTTTGGTGGAATTGTGCATGATCAATCAGGATCGGGTGCAACTTTGTTTATTGAACCTGAAGTGATTGTAACGTTGAATAATAAACTTCGTGAGATGCGAGTACAAGAAATTAGAGAGATAGAGAAAATACTACAAAAACTTACCGCTCAAGTGGCGGACTGTGTAGAAGATTTTCTATATGATCAACAACTTATAGCTAAGCTTGATTTCACATTTGCGAAAGCAAGATATGCACATATATTGAAAGCTATTCGTCCCCGCATGAATGATCGTGGATATATTAAGCTTAAAAAGGGTCGCCATCCATTAATCGATCCTCGTCAAGTTGTACCTTTGGAAGTTGAGCTTGGTAATAACTACCATTCTATTATTGTGACAGGACCTAATACTGGTGGTAAAACCGTCGCGTTAAAAACTGTTGGTCTTCTAAGTTTGATGGCAATGTCAGGATTGTTTGTACCTGCGGAAGATGGAAGTCAACTTTGCGTATTTGATGCCATTTTTGCTGATATCGGTGATGAGCAAAGTATTGAACAAAGTTTGAGTACATTCTCTAGTCACATGACAAACATTATTCGGATCTTGCAAGAAATGACGTCCAAAAGCTTAGTATTACTAGATGAGCTTGGAGCGGGTACTGATCCGGCTGAAGGTTCAGCATTGGCAATAGCGATACTAGAACATATTCATGCTAAGGAATGTAGAGTAATTGCAACAACACATTACTCTGAACTGAAAGCTTACGCATTTAACAGAAAAGGTGTCATTAATGCAAGTATGGAATTCGATATTGCTACTTTAAGCCCTACATATCGTCTACTTGTAGGAGTTCCAGGTCGAAGTAATGCATTTGCAATTGCAGAACGATTAGGCTTGTCTTCGGCTATTATTGATGTGGCTAAAGGTGAAGTTAGCGATGAAGATATGAAAGTTGAAAATATGATTGCTTCATTGGAAGAAAATCGACTATCAGCTGAATCTGATCGTGATACTGCGCAAAAGTTGCGACTTGAGATGGAGCAGTTACGTATAAAACATGAGCAGGATAAATTGAAGTTTGAAGAACAGAAAGAAAACTTACTTGCAAAAGCGCAAATCGAAGCGAACGCTGCAATCGTGAAAGCTCGCAAAGAGGCTGAATTAATTATTTCTGATCTTCGTAAATTAGCGATGGAAGAAGGGGCGTCAATTAAGGAGCATAAGCTTATTGAAGCTCGCCGCCGTTTAGATCAAGCAGAACCAGAAATAAAAGTTAAGAAAAAGCCAGCGCGTGATGGCAAGAAACAAAAAATTCATGCTGGCGATGAAGTTAAAGTTTATAGTCTTAATTCTAAAGGGCATGTAGTTGAAATACATGGTCAAGAAGCTACTGTTCAACTTGGAATTATGAAGATGAAGGTTAAATTAGATGATCTGGAATTGTTACAGTCTCAATCTAATACGCCAGCTCAACCGCAAAAACAAGTAGCTACGCTAAAAAGAACAAAAGAGGATTCTGTTCGTATGGAGCTTGATTTGCGAGGTGAGTCTTTAGAGGAAGCTATTTTTGAAGTGGACAGATTCTTAGATGAATCTTTCCTTGCAGGTATGGGTCAAGTTTATATTATTCATGGAAAAGGCACTGGAGTGCTTCGTTCCGGAATTCAAGAATATTTACGCCGTCATAGCCATGTTAAAGCATATCGTAATGGGAATTATGGGGAAGGTGGCATCGGAGTCACCGTAGCAGAACTCAAGTAG
- the pheS gene encoding phenylalanine--tRNA ligase subunit alpha → MKERLEALREEALASLQNVEHVNALQELRVKYLGKKGALTEVLRGMGSLSAEERPVIGQVANDVRAAIEAVIDEKQNFFQQEETNKRLNEETIDVSLPGRSLPTGSIHPLNKVAQEIEDIFIGLGYSVAEGPEVETDYYNFEALNLPKDHPARDMQDTFYITEEILMRTQTSPVQVRTMQASRGETPIRIICPGKVYRRDDDDATHSFQFNQIEGLVVGKNIRMSDLKGTLLQFAKQMFGENSQIRLRPSFFPFTEPSAEVDVTCAQCGGCGCRMCKGTGWLEILGCGMVHPRVLEMGGYDPNEVTGFAFGMGVERIALLKYGIDDIRHFYTNDTRFLSQFARM, encoded by the coding sequence ATGAAGGAAAGATTAGAGGCATTGCGTGAAGAAGCGTTAGCATCTCTACAAAATGTTGAGCATGTAAATGCATTACAGGAACTACGTGTTAAGTATCTTGGGAAAAAAGGTGCACTTACAGAAGTATTGCGTGGAATGGGTAGTTTAAGTGCAGAAGAAAGACCGGTTATTGGTCAAGTTGCTAACGATGTTCGTGCAGCAATTGAAGCGGTAATTGATGAGAAACAAAACTTCTTCCAACAAGAAGAAACGAATAAGCGTCTTAATGAAGAAACGATTGATGTTTCACTGCCAGGTCGTAGTCTACCGACTGGATCGATTCACCCATTGAACAAAGTAGCCCAAGAGATTGAAGATATTTTCATTGGCTTAGGTTATTCAGTTGCTGAGGGACCAGAAGTAGAGACGGATTATTACAACTTTGAAGCTCTAAATCTTCCTAAGGATCATCCTGCACGTGATATGCAAGATACGTTCTATATTACTGAAGAAATTCTTATGCGTACTCAGACTTCTCCAGTACAAGTTCGTACGATGCAAGCAAGTCGTGGGGAAACTCCGATTCGTATCATTTGCCCAGGTAAAGTATACCGTCGTGATGATGACGATGCGACGCACTCCTTCCAATTTAACCAAATTGAAGGCTTAGTCGTTGGTAAAAACATTCGCATGAGTGATTTGAAAGGTACGTTGCTACAGTTTGCCAAGCAAATGTTTGGTGAGAATTCGCAAATTCGTTTGCGTCCAAGTTTCTTCCCATTCACTGAACCAAGTGCTGAAGTTGATGTAACATGTGCACAATGTGGTGGCTGTGGTTGTCGTATGTGTAAAGGAACTGGTTGGCTTGAAATTCTTGGATGCGGTATGGTTCATCCACGTGTACTTGAGATGGGTGGATATGATCCGAATGAAGTTACAGGTTTCGCTTTTGGTATGGGGGTCGAACGTATTGCACTATTGAAATATGGTATCGATGATATCCGTCATTTCTATACGAATGATACAAGATTCTTATCTCAATTTGCGCGGATGTAA
- a CDS encoding phage holin family protein, with protein MNFLGHVVRFIVSALVLMVVSWIVPQFAVGGFWSALLLALVIAALGWIVEGVFGKKVTPFGRGIVGFLISALVIWIAQFIIGGVSVTILGALLAALVIGIVDLFIPIGNPYEAGERHKS; from the coding sequence ATGAATTTTTTAGGACATGTTGTAAGATTTATTGTCTCTGCTTTAGTGTTAATGGTGGTTAGCTGGATCGTCCCACAATTTGCAGTAGGCGGTTTCTGGAGCGCATTGTTATTAGCACTCGTCATTGCTGCACTAGGTTGGATTGTAGAAGGAGTTTTTGGAAAAAAAGTTACCCCATTTGGCAGAGGTATTGTTGGCTTTCTAATAAGTGCGCTTGTTATTTGGATAGCTCAATTTATTATCGGTGGAGTGAGCGTTACAATCCTGGGAGCTCTTCTTGCAGCGCTTGTTATCGGTATCGTCGACTTGTTCATACCGATCGGTAATCCTTATGAAGCTGGCGAACGTCATAAATCATAA
- the pheT gene encoding phenylalanine--tRNA ligase subunit beta, producing the protein MKVSYKWLEQYVDLSNITAAELAEMMTRGGIEIDIVEARNQGVSGVVVGYVKSKEKHPDADKLNVCKVDVGSGEELQIVCGASNVDAGQHVPVAVVGAKMPGDFKIKRAKLRGVESQGMICSAKELGVNDKLLPKEQQEGILVLPSTLALGTPIEDVLDLNDHVLELDLTPNRSDALSMIGVAYEVAALTGREVKLPQSNIIDTADKAADHIKVSIENSELCSHYSARYIKSVKVASSPLWLQNKLIAAGVRPINNIVDITNFVMLEYGQPLHAFDADKVPGGEIVVRLAKEGEVLVTLDDQERKLESHMLVIADRSEPIGLAGVMGGATTEVSTDTVNILLESAKFAGSTIRKTSRGLGLRSESSLRFEKEVDPARVIPALDRAAALIAELGEGLVLDGVVEAIIKEAQPLSIVVTLDKVNAFLGTSLSGLEVRTIFNRLGFLYEVTNEEQYTVQVPTRRGDITLDVDLIEEIARVYGYDNIPTTPIYGEVIPGSLTKAQSIRRELRKRLSDSGLLEVVSYSFTSPAHTELFPELARDTKAIKLLMPMSEDRSVLRTSLIAQLIDITTYNRNRKNESVALFEIGSVFHSDEEVLTTLPEEKQRFGALLTGNRTLAGWNSKAVAYDFYDAKGIVETITAALGVSEFISYESAQPTNFHPGRTAAIVLNTTDGKEVLGYVGQLHPELQRNSDLADAYVVEFDLAPLYNLANSDIVYKVLPRYPAISRDIAVVVDQNVAVGDMLTSISSTAGELLESVQVFDIFTGERLGVNKKSVAIALIYRHKERTLTDEEVSTVHEQVVATLEQSFEAELRK; encoded by the coding sequence ATGAAAGTATCCTATAAATGGTTAGAGCAATATGTGGATCTATCGAATATAACGGCTGCTGAATTAGCAGAAATGATGACGCGCGGCGGTATTGAGATTGATATCGTTGAAGCTAGAAATCAAGGGGTTTCTGGTGTAGTAGTTGGTTATGTGAAATCAAAGGAAAAACATCCTGATGCAGATAAGTTAAATGTATGTAAAGTAGATGTAGGCTCAGGGGAAGAATTGCAAATCGTATGTGGTGCATCTAATGTAGATGCCGGTCAACATGTTCCTGTTGCAGTAGTTGGGGCGAAAATGCCTGGAGATTTCAAGATCAAACGTGCAAAACTACGTGGTGTTGAATCACAGGGGATGATTTGTTCTGCGAAAGAATTAGGCGTTAATGATAAACTACTTCCAAAAGAGCAACAAGAAGGAATTCTTGTCTTACCTTCTACTCTTGCACTTGGAACACCTATTGAGGATGTTCTAGATCTAAATGATCATGTTCTTGAACTTGATCTTACACCAAACCGTTCAGATGCGCTTAGTATGATTGGTGTTGCTTACGAAGTTGCAGCACTGACTGGCCGCGAAGTGAAACTTCCACAATCTAATATTATCGATACAGCTGATAAAGCTGCTGATCATATTAAAGTATCAATTGAAAATAGCGAGCTATGCTCTCACTATTCTGCACGATATATTAAAAGTGTCAAAGTAGCTTCTTCTCCATTATGGTTACAGAATAAATTGATTGCAGCTGGTGTTCGTCCAATTAACAATATCGTTGATATTACGAACTTTGTTATGTTGGAATATGGTCAACCACTTCATGCCTTTGATGCTGATAAAGTTCCAGGTGGCGAAATTGTTGTTCGTTTAGCGAAAGAGGGAGAAGTGCTAGTAACTCTTGATGATCAAGAACGTAAACTAGAGTCTCATATGCTGGTTATAGCTGATCGTTCAGAGCCAATTGGTCTTGCCGGAGTTATGGGTGGCGCTACAACAGAAGTTTCTACTGACACGGTAAATATTTTACTTGAGTCTGCTAAATTCGCAGGTAGCACAATTCGTAAAACATCGCGCGGACTTGGTCTTCGCTCAGAATCAAGCCTTCGTTTTGAAAAAGAAGTAGATCCAGCTCGGGTTATTCCAGCACTTGATCGTGCAGCAGCATTAATAGCTGAACTTGGTGAAGGATTAGTACTTGATGGAGTAGTTGAAGCGATAATTAAGGAAGCACAGCCACTTTCAATTGTGGTTACTCTGGATAAAGTCAATGCTTTCCTAGGAACTTCATTGTCTGGACTTGAAGTTAGAACGATTTTTAATCGTCTTGGCTTCCTTTATGAGGTTACAAATGAGGAGCAGTATACCGTTCAAGTGCCAACTCGTCGTGGTGATATTACATTAGATGTAGATCTAATTGAAGAAATTGCGCGTGTGTATGGATACGATAATATCCCAACAACACCAATTTACGGAGAAGTAATTCCTGGTTCACTGACGAAAGCACAATCTATTCGTCGTGAACTTCGTAAACGTCTTTCTGATTCCGGGTTGCTTGAAGTTGTTAGCTACTCCTTCACTAGCCCAGCTCACACTGAATTATTCCCAGAGTTAGCTCGTGATACGAAAGCTATAAAATTATTAATGCCTATGAGTGAAGATCGCAGCGTACTGCGTACTAGTCTAATTGCTCAATTAATTGATATTACAACGTATAACCGTAATCGTAAAAATGAGTCTGTAGCATTATTCGAAATCGGTAGTGTGTTCCATAGTGATGAAGAAGTATTAACGACGTTGCCAGAGGAAAAACAACGCTTTGGAGCATTATTAACAGGAAATCGTACGCTAGCTGGTTGGAATTCCAAAGCAGTCGCTTATGACTTCTATGATGCAAAAGGAATTGTTGAAACGATTACTGCAGCACTTGGCGTTAGTGAATTTATTAGCTATGAATCTGCACAACCAACTAACTTCCATCCAGGTAGAACTGCTGCCATTGTATTGAATACAACGGATGGTAAAGAAGTGCTTGGTTATGTTGGACAATTGCATCCAGAATTACAACGTAATTCTGATTTAGCTGATGCTTACGTTGTTGAGTTTGATCTAGCTCCGCTTTATAATCTTGCAAATTCAGACATCGTCTACAAAGTGCTACCTCGTTATCCAGCAATTAGTAGAGATATCGCTGTTGTCGTAGATCAGAATGTTGCTGTTGGAGATATGTTAACATCTATTTCTAGTACTGCAGGTGAATTATTAGAATCTGTTCAAGTATTTGATATCTTCACTGGTGAGCGTCTAGGAGTGAACAAGAAGAGTGTTGCTATCGCGTTAATATACCGTCATAAAGAGCGTACATTAACAGATGAAGAAGTAAGTACTGTTCATGAACAGGTTGTAGCTACATTAGAACAATCTTTTGAGGCAGAATTACGTAAGTAG